One part of the Neodiprion virginianus isolate iyNeoVirg1 chromosome 3, iyNeoVirg1.1, whole genome shotgun sequence genome encodes these proteins:
- the LOC124299768 gene encoding uncharacterized protein C1orf198 homolog — translation MSSKTLNALAEEYFYNINPLAQRIGEDVAATKDAYEGLWNTLSLAEKNQAIDETIIQPEVALKYTLKKSENVKDLPDSYPKLRIQTGMKYMIDDTGSTLRWRDEHSAPFSVMTQSQMNLNVFDSHEEAKPKLSSNYISDSSHFSSPSKMPRDNDTLRNDNYNHNEASINHMSFNQSEGFPDKTNSYVANERDILINSRPETDKPESIFSKLIGKTSLLKIQNNLNNEDTECLVSQKNLTGKNCQITIQNVDKNQMNINLTSSSKTKTNEIDESTALLETPNSYSSFQLSQLQDDGIPKTGFEFLDNW, via the exons ATGAGTAGCAAAACCTTAAATGCTCTCGCCGAAGAGTATTTCTATAATATAAATCCTCTCGCACAACGAATCGGCGAAGATGTCGCTGCAACCAAAGATGCTTACGAAGGATTATGGAACACTTTAAGTCTCGCAGAGAAAAATCAAGCTATAGATGAGACGATTATTCAACCTGAAGTGGCTCTGAAatatactttgaaaaaaagtgaaaatgtcAAAGACTTGCCTGATAGTTATCCAAAGTTGCGCATTCAAACGGGAATGAAATACATGATTGATGATACTGGATCG acCTTACGCTGGCGCGATGAACATTCGGCACCGTTTTCTGTGATGACTCAATCTCAAATGAATTTGAATGTGTTCGATTCGCATGAAGAGGCAAAGCCGAAGTTGTCAAGTAATTATATCAGTGATTCTTCACATTTCTCAAGCCCGTCAAAAATGCCAAGGGATAATGATACTCTACgcaatgataattataatcataACGAAGCATCTATTAATCATATGAGTTTTAATCAGTCCGAAGGTTTCCCTGATAAGACCAATAGCTACGTTGCTAATGAGCGTGATATTTTGATTAACAGTCGTCCAGAAACAGATAAACCAGagagtattttttcaaagctcATTGGCAAAACGTCACTTcttaaaattcaaaacaatttaAATAATGAGGATACGGAGTGTTTGGTATCACAAAAGAATCTAACCGGGAAAAATTGTCAGATAACAATTCAAAATGTGGATAAAAACCAGATGAATATTAATTTGACTTCATCCTCAAAAACGAAAACTAATGAAATCGACGAGTCAACTGCACTATTAGAAACGCCCAACTCTTACAGTAGTTTTCAATTATCACAACTTCAGGATGACGGTATTCCAAAGACTGGCTTTGAATTTTTGGACAATTGGTAA